One Halomonas sp. THAF5a genomic region harbors:
- a CDS encoding acetyl-CoA carboxylase biotin carboxylase subunit family protein gives MKKDPNKGHIALLGWSLNAIEAAENFDRRYVVVAPDWAEEYCQKHDIPYVPWNFERLNDRSMEIAETLKEMGVDVAIPLFEETVEWAGAINSVLLDSPRLYGQSLLLRDKALMKRRAQLGGIRVGIFEEAHDKEDVIRFLKRVNQTLLKLDGDPNDPIHLKAFDKAGCLGHRVIRTPDEVDTIPEEEFPVLMESHLDGWEFAVEAWIHNGKIVFLNISEYVTLGYSVFVPASPELEKYRPQITAQIEKLIKAFDIEFGLIHPEYFVTNDGEMYFGEVAYRPPGFKVFELLERVYGFNAYQASMLVFDPKSTDDEVRDFFPKEVVDADGYAGCFGVYPRRRVVSKLDIPEEVEDDPYFESHELTPPLEETVTKRTAFGTHWGLVYFKGDEAARMKELLKHLEELDFYV, from the coding sequence ATTGGGCGGAAGAGTACTGCCAGAAACACGACATCCCCTACGTGCCTTGGAACTTCGAGCGTCTCAACGACCGCTCCATGGAGATCGCCGAGACCCTCAAGGAGATGGGCGTCGACGTGGCGATCCCGCTGTTCGAGGAGACCGTCGAGTGGGCCGGCGCCATCAACTCCGTGCTGCTCGACAGCCCGCGCCTCTACGGCCAGTCGCTGCTGCTGCGCGATAAGGCGCTGATGAAGCGGCGCGCCCAGCTCGGCGGTATCCGCGTGGGCATCTTCGAGGAGGCCCACGACAAGGAGGACGTCATCCGCTTCTTGAAGCGGGTCAACCAGACCCTGCTGAAGCTCGACGGCGACCCCAACGATCCCATCCACCTCAAGGCCTTCGACAAGGCGGGCTGCCTGGGGCACCGCGTGATCCGCACCCCGGACGAGGTCGATACCATTCCCGAGGAGGAGTTCCCGGTGCTGATGGAGTCGCACCTGGACGGCTGGGAATTCGCCGTCGAGGCGTGGATCCACAACGGCAAGATCGTCTTCCTCAACATCTCCGAGTACGTGACCCTGGGCTACTCGGTGTTCGTGCCGGCCTCGCCGGAGCTGGAGAAGTACCGCCCCCAGATCACCGCCCAGATCGAGAAGCTGATCAAGGCCTTCGACATCGAGTTCGGCCTGATTCACCCCGAGTACTTCGTCACCAACGACGGCGAGATGTACTTCGGCGAAGTCGCCTATCGCCCGCCGGGCTTCAAGGTCTTCGAGCTGCTCGAGCGGGTCTACGGCTTCAATGCCTACCAGGCCAGCATGCTGGTCTTCGACCCCAAATCGACCGACGACGAGGTGCGCGACTTCTTCCCGAAGGAAGTGGTCGATGCCGACGGCTACGCCGGCTGCTTCGGCGTCTACCCGCGCCGCCGCGTGGTCAGCAAGCTGGACATCCCCGAGGAGGTCGAGGACGACCCCTACTTCGAGTCCCACGAGCTGACCCCGCCCCTGGAGGAGACCGTCACCAAGCGGACCGCCTTCGGCACGCACTGGGGCCTGGTCTACTTCAAGGGCGACGAGGCCGCGCGCATGAAGGAACTGCTCAAGCATCTGGAAGAGCTTGATTTCTATGTCTAA
- a CDS encoding phage holin family protein: MAESQGPAHRLFGAGKRLLGSLLATGETRLRLAVLELEEERARLVGLLLLAGLSLILLLLGIGVLTTLVIVAFWETHRLAAIGASAVVLLGSGLLLALRVMQLARRRTLLAGTLRHLATDRELVEASRESR, translated from the coding sequence ATGGCGGAGAGCCAGGGACCGGCTCACCGGCTGTTCGGCGCGGGCAAGCGCCTGCTCGGCAGCCTGTTGGCGACCGGCGAGACGCGCCTGCGCCTCGCCGTGCTCGAACTGGAGGAGGAGCGGGCACGCCTGGTCGGCCTGCTGCTGCTGGCCGGTCTCAGCCTGATCCTGCTGCTGCTGGGCATCGGGGTGCTCACCACCCTGGTGATCGTCGCCTTCTGGGAAACCCACCGCCTGGCCGCCATCGGCGCCAGCGCCGTGGTGCTGCTGGGCAGCGGCCTGCTGCTGGCCCTGCGCGTGATGCAGCTGGCCAGGCGCCGCACCCTGCTCGCCGGCACCCTGCGCCACCTGGCGACGGATCGCGAACTGGTGGAGGCGAGCCGTGAATCGCGCTGA
- the mscK gene encoding mechanosensitive channel MscK, translating to MNAPYPLARRCAAACLGLLLLISLLVVSPVAPPVQAQEVASPAGIDRPLPTREEIEARLEERQPDEGATPPDGVQREIEALRAAREGLAQLAAAEEQLAELEARVEQAPQALQRTRQALDEMERVDRQATLEELESLSLEALETRRKSAEEALSASQDTLAEVSSRLLNAQTLPERAQQAIGEAMQRVDERRRQLEELADAEVATDAPGRWQLRIERALAERTLALHQRRLETNSQLRELDQERRDLLERQVARQEARLTMLQAVIDRRRREASEEAIAKAVSEEGEGIVGHPLVREAREINRTMSLELLRATDRANRLVREGQEVRRQFDRVRQLQRNLNEQIDAVRGSMLLSRILREQRLTLPRVEERPGLQDEIADLHLKQFELRRQHDQLREGRQLARQRIEQADAEASPPLVDSLLDLYQARRELVDQLEKAYGDMLSAAIDLQLNQQQLLDTSQALRATIDEQLFWIANTRPLSLAWLGHLPEHLAAEWREGEWRVLLPANWRLPNARALAGVPILLAALGLIACRRRFRARLSQLHQEVGHLKRDSQGHTPQAVALNGLLALPGPLCLLAAGVALVAGGQGAGQAIGEALLHLALAWAVLGWARHLLVPSGVATRHFYWPVGYASALRGWLWWLGAALVPVLLITPPARDAGIALNQRPVGLLLMLGGLFAMSLVLAKLILAHVPFFGVKLFRLMLGLAIALVPLALAGLIAYGYEYTALSLVGRFVISLYLLGLWILVEAAVIRGLAVAARRLAYRRALARRHAQAQEGGEGLEVVEEPPLDMEQVNQQSLRLSKLILMIGFILVLYLVWSDLLSVFGYLEQVTLLEPGEGSSAETLGTMVSVADVITALLVVGLTLMMARNLPGLLEVMVLSRLALKQGSAYAISSLLAYAIVGGGVVAALGTLGVSWSKLQWLVAALSVGLGFGLQEIFANFVSGLIILFERPVRIGDTITLGNLTGTVSKIRIRATTVTDFDRKEIIIPNKTFITDQLINWSLSDTITRVVLSYGVAFGSDHRLVHRLLREAADENARVLADPEPQVFFMNYAESALDFELRIFVNSLGDRLYATDEINCRVGELFAEHGIDIAFNQLDVWLHRAGGQASRVQSVSSRRLAEPDRPLPGAKGDPGELDAGGDGDGDVGR from the coding sequence TTGAACGCCCCCTATCCCCTCGCTCGTCGCTGCGCTGCCGCGTGCCTCGGCCTGTTACTCCTCATCAGCCTGCTGGTGGTATCACCGGTGGCGCCGCCGGTGCAGGCCCAGGAGGTCGCATCGCCGGCCGGCATCGACCGGCCTCTTCCGACCCGCGAGGAGATCGAGGCCCGCCTCGAGGAACGCCAGCCGGACGAGGGCGCGACGCCCCCCGATGGCGTCCAGCGGGAGATCGAGGCGTTGCGGGCGGCCCGGGAGGGCCTGGCGCAACTGGCCGCGGCGGAGGAGCAGCTGGCCGAGCTCGAGGCCCGGGTCGAGCAGGCACCCCAGGCGCTGCAGCGCACCCGGCAGGCCCTCGACGAGATGGAACGGGTCGATCGGCAGGCGACCCTCGAGGAGCTGGAGTCGCTCTCCCTCGAGGCGCTGGAGACGCGTCGCAAGAGCGCAGAGGAGGCGCTGTCGGCGTCCCAGGACACGCTCGCCGAGGTCTCCTCCCGGCTGCTCAATGCTCAGACCCTGCCGGAGCGCGCTCAGCAGGCCATCGGCGAGGCGATGCAGCGGGTCGATGAGCGGCGTCGCCAACTCGAGGAACTGGCCGACGCCGAGGTGGCGACGGACGCCCCGGGGCGATGGCAGCTGCGCATCGAGCGCGCCCTGGCCGAGCGCACCCTGGCGCTGCACCAGCGTCGGCTGGAGACCAATAGCCAACTGCGCGAACTCGATCAGGAGCGCCGTGACCTGCTGGAGCGTCAGGTCGCCCGGCAGGAGGCACGGCTGACCATGCTCCAGGCGGTCATCGATCGCCGCCGCCGTGAAGCGTCCGAGGAGGCCATCGCCAAGGCGGTCAGCGAGGAGGGGGAGGGCATCGTCGGCCACCCCCTGGTGCGCGAGGCGCGGGAGATCAACCGCACCATGAGCCTCGAGCTGCTGCGCGCCACCGACCGGGCCAATCGCCTGGTGCGCGAGGGGCAGGAGGTGCGTCGCCAGTTTGATCGGGTTCGTCAGCTTCAGCGCAACCTCAACGAGCAGATCGACGCCGTGCGTGGCAGCATGCTGCTGTCGCGCATCCTCCGCGAGCAGCGGCTGACGCTGCCCCGCGTGGAGGAGCGCCCCGGCCTGCAGGACGAGATCGCCGACCTGCATCTCAAGCAGTTCGAGCTCCGGCGCCAGCACGATCAGCTGCGCGAGGGCCGGCAGCTGGCCCGCCAGAGGATCGAGCAGGCCGACGCCGAGGCCTCGCCACCGCTGGTCGACTCGCTGCTCGATCTGTACCAGGCGCGCCGCGAGCTGGTCGATCAGCTGGAGAAGGCCTACGGCGACATGCTCAGCGCGGCCATCGACCTGCAGCTCAACCAGCAGCAGCTGCTCGACACCAGCCAGGCACTGCGTGCCACCATCGATGAACAGCTGTTCTGGATCGCCAACACCCGCCCCCTGAGCCTCGCCTGGTTGGGCCACCTGCCGGAACACCTGGCCGCGGAGTGGCGCGAAGGAGAGTGGCGCGTCCTGCTGCCGGCGAACTGGCGACTGCCGAACGCCCGGGCGCTTGCCGGTGTGCCGATCCTGCTGGCGGCGCTGGGGCTGATCGCCTGTCGCCGACGCTTCCGGGCGCGGCTGTCGCAGCTGCACCAGGAGGTCGGCCACCTCAAGCGCGACTCCCAGGGGCACACCCCCCAGGCGGTGGCGCTCAACGGCCTGCTGGCGCTGCCCGGCCCGCTCTGCCTGCTGGCGGCGGGCGTCGCCCTGGTCGCGGGCGGCCAGGGTGCCGGCCAGGCCATCGGGGAGGCGCTGCTGCACCTGGCGCTGGCCTGGGCGGTGCTCGGCTGGGCGCGCCATTTGCTGGTCCCGTCGGGCGTGGCCACGCGCCACTTCTACTGGCCCGTCGGCTATGCCAGCGCGCTGCGCGGCTGGCTCTGGTGGCTGGGGGCGGCGCTGGTCCCGGTGCTGCTGATCACCCCGCCGGCCCGGGACGCCGGCATCGCGCTGAACCAGCGGCCGGTCGGCCTGCTGCTGATGCTCGGCGGCCTGTTTGCCATGAGCCTGGTGCTGGCCAAGCTGATCCTCGCCCATGTGCCCTTCTTCGGGGTCAAGCTGTTCCGCCTGATGCTGGGGCTCGCCATCGCGCTGGTGCCGCTGGCGCTGGCGGGGCTGATCGCCTACGGCTACGAGTACACCGCCCTGAGCCTGGTGGGGCGCTTCGTCATCTCGCTCTACCTGCTGGGGCTATGGATCCTGGTCGAGGCCGCGGTGATCCGCGGCCTGGCGGTGGCGGCACGTCGGCTGGCCTACCGTCGCGCCCTGGCCAGGCGCCATGCCCAGGCCCAGGAGGGCGGCGAGGGCCTGGAGGTGGTCGAGGAGCCGCCGCTGGACATGGAGCAGGTCAACCAGCAGTCGCTGCGCCTCTCGAAGCTGATCCTGATGATCGGCTTCATCCTGGTGCTCTACCTGGTGTGGTCGGACCTGCTCTCGGTGTTCGGCTATCTCGAACAGGTCACTCTGCTCGAACCCGGTGAGGGCTCCTCCGCCGAGACGCTCGGCACCATGGTCTCGGTGGCCGATGTCATCACCGCCCTGCTGGTGGTGGGGCTGACCCTGATGATGGCGCGCAACCTGCCGGGCCTGCTCGAGGTGATGGTGCTCTCCCGGCTGGCGCTCAAGCAGGGCAGCGCCTACGCCATCAGCTCGCTGCTGGCCTACGCCATCGTCGGTGGTGGCGTGGTCGCGGCGCTGGGCACCCTCGGGGTCTCCTGGAGCAAGCTGCAGTGGCTGGTGGCGGCCCTGAGCGTGGGCCTCGGCTTCGGTCTGCAGGAGATCTTCGCCAACTTCGTCTCGGGGCTGATCATCCTGTTCGAACGGCCGGTGCGCATCGGCGACACCATCACCCTGGGCAACCTCACCGGCACGGTGAGCAAGATCCGCATCCGCGCGACCACGGTGACCGACTTCGATCGCAAGGAGATCATCATCCCCAACAAGACCTTCATCACCGACCAGCTGATCAACTGGTCGCTCTCCGACACCATCACCCGGGTGGTGCTCTCCTATGGGGTCGCCTTCGGCTCGGATCATCGCCTGGTGCACCGCCTGCTGCGCGAGGCGGCCGACGAGAACGCGCGGGTGCTGGCCGACCCGGAGCCCCAGGTGTTCTTCATGAACTACGCGGAGAGCGCCCTCGATTTCGAGCTGCGGATCTTCGTCAACAGCCTCGGCGATCGGCTCTACGCCACCGACGAGATCAATTGCCGGGTGGGGGAGCTGTTCGCCGAGCACGGCATCGACATCGCCTTCAACCAGCTCGACGTCTGGCTCCATCGGGCCGGCGGCCAGGCCAGCAGGGTTCAGAGCGTCTCGTCGCGGCGGCTGGCCGAGCCCGACCGGCCGCTGCCCGGCGCCAAGGGGGACCCGGGCGAACTCGACGCCGGGGGGGACGGCGATGGCGACGTTGGTCGCTGA
- a CDS encoding YqjD family protein: MANQHSRTSESTQQLKEDLHHLTQTIEELVSATADDSRSNIKELRERAEKRLKDTRGRLEERGERLYGEARDNVTQQADACDRYVHDNPWTSIGIGAAVGVVVGMLIGRR; this comes from the coding sequence ATGGCCAATCAGCACTCCCGCACCAGCGAATCCACCCAGCAGCTCAAGGAAGACCTGCACCACCTCACCCAGACCATCGAGGAGCTGGTCAGCGCCACCGCCGATGACTCCCGTAGCAACATCAAGGAGCTCCGCGAGCGCGCCGAGAAGCGGCTGAAAGACACCCGCGGGCGCCTCGAGGAGCGCGGCGAACGCCTCTACGGCGAGGCCCGCGACAACGTGACCCAGCAGGCCGACGCCTGCGACCGCTATGTCCACGACAACCCCTGGACCAGCATCGGCATCGGCGCCGCCGTGGGCGTGGTGGTCGGCATGCTGATCGGGCGGCGCTGA
- a CDS encoding phospholipase A: MMPARSPLYAATLLLAGLAGAVQAAAPLSEGERQAIEARMAELEAEMGALRQRLQASQEASPAPTTPDADASGRELEEVVEERRQLERASAQNPYAITTHRRNYWFPLSYNATPGDGVFRGVSDDTEADRAEMKFQFSVKFNLVEDLFGDMGGDLHFGYTQRSWWQAFNADASSPFRETNYEPEVFLDFDNDTSLLGWTNIHNRVSLNHESNGRSEILSRSWNRLILESTFVNDDWALVLAPHWRIPESESEDDNPDIHEYLGYGDVTVARRVNDDNELSLMMRGNPAEGHLGTQLDYSWPMFGSIRGHLQYYYGYGESLIDYDQRTNRLSLGFSLNPLFTASSER, translated from the coding sequence ATGATGCCTGCCCGATCCCCTCTGTACGCCGCGACACTGCTGCTCGCGGGCCTCGCCGGCGCAGTCCAGGCTGCCGCCCCCCTGAGCGAGGGCGAGCGACAGGCCATCGAGGCGCGCATGGCCGAGCTCGAGGCAGAGATGGGGGCGCTGCGCCAGCGCCTGCAGGCCAGCCAGGAGGCGTCCCCTGCTCCCACCACGCCCGACGCCGATGCCAGCGGGCGAGAGCTCGAGGAAGTGGTCGAGGAGCGCCGCCAGCTGGAGCGCGCGTCGGCCCAGAATCCCTATGCCATCACCACCCATCGCCGCAACTACTGGTTCCCGCTGAGCTACAACGCCACACCCGGCGACGGGGTCTTCCGCGGTGTCAGCGACGACACCGAAGCCGACCGGGCGGAGATGAAGTTCCAGTTCAGCGTCAAGTTCAACCTGGTCGAGGATCTCTTCGGCGACATGGGCGGCGACCTGCATTTTGGCTACACCCAGCGCAGCTGGTGGCAGGCCTTCAATGCGGATGCCTCCTCGCCGTTTCGCGAGACCAACTACGAGCCCGAGGTGTTCCTCGACTTCGACAACGACACCTCGCTGCTGGGCTGGACCAACATCCATAACCGCGTGTCGCTCAACCACGAGTCCAACGGGCGCTCCGAGATACTCTCCCGGAGCTGGAACCGGCTGATCCTCGAATCCACCTTCGTCAACGACGACTGGGCCCTGGTCCTGGCCCCCCACTGGCGCATTCCCGAGTCGGAGAGCGAGGACGACAATCCCGACATCCACGAGTACCTGGGCTACGGCGACGTCACCGTGGCACGGCGCGTCAATGACGACAATGAACTGAGCCTGATGATGCGCGGCAATCCCGCCGAGGGCCACCTGGGCACCCAGCTGGACTACTCCTGGCCGATGTTCGGCAGCATCCGCGGCCACCTGCAGTACTATTACGGCTACGGCGAGAGCCTGATCGACTACGACCAGCGCACCAATCGCCTGAGTCTGGGCTTCAGCCTCAACCCGCTGTTCACCGCCAGCAGCGAGCGCTGA
- a CDS encoding TlyA family RNA methyltransferase, whose product MPRLDQLLVTQGLARSRTRAQRLIRHGRVRLAAGGAPLVKPGEKLPATAELVVEEDPEERYASRAGLKLEALIEALGLTLNGRLVLDVGQSTGGFTDCALRFGARHVIGVEVGHDQLDAALRDDPRVTCLEGLNARAMTGDPRLSAAFVAQGASGPELAVMDVSFISQTLILPELAALLPAGGELASLVKPQFEVGPGGVNARGLVVDERRFAEVEARIRKTCAELGVEILHWQPSPLLGGDGNREFLLHAVRR is encoded by the coding sequence ATGCCCCGCCTCGATCAGCTGCTTGTCACCCAGGGCCTGGCCCGTTCCCGCACCCGCGCCCAGCGGCTGATTCGCCACGGCCGCGTGCGCCTGGCGGCAGGGGGCGCCCCCCTCGTGAAGCCGGGCGAGAAACTGCCGGCGACCGCCGAGCTCGTGGTGGAGGAGGACCCCGAGGAGCGATATGCCTCCCGGGCCGGGCTCAAGCTCGAGGCGCTGATCGAGGCACTCGGACTGACCCTGAACGGGCGCCTGGTGCTCGACGTGGGACAGTCCACCGGGGGCTTCACCGACTGCGCCCTGCGCTTCGGCGCACGCCACGTGATCGGCGTGGAGGTGGGGCACGACCAGCTGGATGCCGCCCTGCGCGACGACCCCCGCGTGACCTGCCTGGAGGGGCTCAATGCCCGGGCCATGACCGGCGACCCGCGCCTCTCGGCGGCCTTCGTCGCCCAGGGGGCGAGCGGCCCGGAGCTTGCCGTGATGGATGTCTCCTTCATCTCGCAGACGCTGATCCTGCCCGAGCTCGCCGCCCTGCTGCCGGCGGGCGGCGAGCTCGCCAGCCTGGTCAAGCCGCAGTTCGAGGTGGGTCCGGGCGGCGTCAACGCCCGAGGGCTGGTGGTGGACGAGCGCCGCTTCGCCGAGGTGGAGGCGCGTATCCGCAAGACCTGCGCCGAGCTCGGTGTCGAGATCCTGCACTGGCAGCCCAGTCCGCTGCTCGGCGGCGACGGCAACCGGGAGTTCCTGCTCCACGCCGTGCGGCGCTGA
- a CDS encoding YqjK family protein — MNRADRKARRAELDHAIEQQRIDLLVAAHRWRTAERTLDRSWRFLSRHRTPLLVAAGLLAYRGLRHPRGAVRLARRLTAGVFFAKKARDLLR; from the coding sequence GTGAATCGCGCTGACCGGAAGGCACGCCGGGCCGAGCTCGACCACGCCATCGAACAGCAGCGCATCGACCTTCTGGTGGCCGCCCATCGCTGGCGCACGGCCGAACGCACCCTCGACCGTAGCTGGCGCTTCCTGTCGCGACACAGGACCCCGCTGCTGGTGGCCGCGGGGCTGCTCGCCTATCGCGGGCTGCGCCACCCCCGCGGCGCGGTCCGCCTGGCACGCCGCCTCACCGCCGGCGTATTCTTCGCCAAGAAGGCCCGCGACCTGCTGCGCTGA
- a CDS encoding NAD(P)/FAD-dependent oxidoreductase, translating into MTYDVVVIGAGAAGLMCALTAGYAGRRVLVVDHANKAGKKILMSGGGRCNFTNLASTPANFYSANPAFCISALKRYRPEHFVELVDRHGVEYVEKAPGQLFCADSSKEILRVLLTECDWAGVEIRLKTAIESVARAGEGMRLVTSAGRIDAGAVVVASGGLSIPTLGATGFGYDLARQFGLAVTETRAALVPFTLTSQWKACAEALAGVSVEVAVSCRGKRYREPMLFTHRGLSGPAMLQISSVWQPGDTLAIDLLPDIDAFEALAAARRETPRRRLSTWLGERLPKRLALALIEWHGDDGVLAEYSNDRLAAWAERLGDWRVKPAGTEGWRTAEVTLGGVDTRAISSKDFAVTGLPQLRFIGEVLDVTGELGGHNFQWAWASGVACGNAL; encoded by the coding sequence GTGACGTATGACGTGGTAGTGATCGGCGCCGGTGCCGCCGGCCTGATGTGTGCGCTGACCGCCGGCTATGCCGGGCGGCGCGTGCTGGTGGTGGATCATGCCAACAAGGCCGGCAAGAAGATCCTGATGTCCGGCGGGGGCCGCTGCAACTTCACCAACCTCGCCTCTACGCCGGCCAACTTCTATTCGGCCAACCCGGCCTTCTGCATCTCGGCCCTCAAGCGCTACCGGCCCGAGCACTTCGTCGAGCTGGTGGACCGCCACGGCGTCGAGTACGTGGAGAAGGCCCCGGGGCAGCTGTTCTGCGCCGACTCGTCGAAGGAGATCCTGCGGGTGCTGCTGACCGAGTGCGACTGGGCCGGCGTCGAGATCCGCCTCAAGACCGCCATCGAGTCGGTGGCGCGTGCCGGCGAGGGCATGCGGCTCGTGACCTCGGCGGGACGCATCGACGCCGGCGCCGTGGTGGTGGCGAGCGGGGGGCTCTCCATCCCGACCCTGGGCGCCACCGGGTTTGGCTACGACCTGGCCCGGCAGTTCGGCCTCGCGGTCACCGAGACCCGCGCCGCCCTGGTGCCCTTCACCCTGACCTCGCAGTGGAAGGCGTGCGCCGAGGCCCTGGCCGGCGTCAGCGTGGAGGTAGCGGTGAGCTGTCGCGGAAAGCGCTACCGCGAGCCGATGCTCTTCACCCACCGCGGCCTCTCGGGCCCCGCCATGTTGCAGATTTCCAGCGTCTGGCAGCCGGGCGACACCCTCGCCATCGACCTGCTGCCCGATATCGATGCCTTCGAGGCCCTGGCCGCGGCGCGCCGCGAGACGCCCAGGCGCCGGCTCTCGACCTGGCTCGGCGAGCGGCTGCCCAAGCGCCTCGCCCTGGCGCTGATCGAGTGGCATGGCGACGACGGGGTGCTGGCCGAGTACTCCAACGACCGCCTGGCGGCCTGGGCCGAGCGGCTCGGCGACTGGCGGGTCAAGCCGGCCGGCACCGAGGGCTGGCGCACCGCCGAGGTGACCCTGGGCGGGGTCGATACCCGCGCGATCTCCTCCAAGGACTTCGCGGTCACGGGCCTGCCCCAGCTGCGCTTCATCGGTGAGGTGCTCGACGTCACCGGCGAGCTCGGCGGCCACAACTTCCAGTGGGCCTGGGCGTCGGGCGTGGCCTGCGGCAACGCCCTCTAG